A stretch of the Nitratifractor salsuginis DSM 16511 genome encodes the following:
- a CDS encoding phage regulatory CII family protein produces MIDDLFDTDELPVAEIYRTAQRVVKDYMNRECKKIEWVASQLGTTRGYLYASLDPHQTHKPLSVDRALEICRLTGDARIVEAMARELGYTLCKPGDLRDKGAEPMEVVVTVLGMEELHGDLAKTVKEAVKDGVLDEDEKEEIRKRAYELRKQAAELEKALG; encoded by the coding sequence ATGATAGATGATCTCTTCGACACAGACGAGCTTCCGGTAGCCGAAATCTACCGCACAGCCCAACGGGTCGTAAAAGACTATATGAACCGCGAATGCAAAAAGATCGAATGGGTCGCGTCTCAACTCGGCACGACAAGGGGTTATCTCTATGCGTCTCTCGATCCGCATCAGACCCATAAGCCTCTGAGCGTGGATCGTGCGCTGGAGATTTGCCGGCTAACCGGAGACGCCCGCATAGTTGAGGCGATGGCCCGAGAGCTTGGCTACACCCTCTGCAAGCCTGGAGACCTCAGAGACAAGGGCGCCGAACCGATGGAGGTCGTCGTGACCGTGCTGGGGATGGAGGAGCTTCATGGAGACCTGGCCAAAACGGTCAAAGAGGCGGTGAAAGACGGCGTGCTTGATGAAGATGAAAAAGAGGAGATCAGAAAGCGGGCGTATGAGCTCAGAAAGCAAGCGGCTGAACTGGAGAAGGCTCTAGGCTGA
- the ssb gene encoding single-stranded DNA-binding protein, with translation MYNRVILVGNLTRDVEIRYTPSGSAIGKVGIATNRKWKDQSGQQKEEVMFIDLTFFGRSAEIANQYLRKGSKVLVEGRLVLEQWTAQDGTKRSRHSVTVDNLQMLDRPGENSGQPQTNQNAPASAPRQPAQPSVPEIDIDEDEIPF, from the coding sequence ATGTATAACCGCGTGATATTGGTGGGAAACCTCACCCGTGACGTCGAGATCCGCTACACCCCCAGCGGGAGTGCTATCGGCAAAGTCGGCATCGCCACCAACCGAAAATGGAAAGACCAGAGCGGTCAACAAAAAGAAGAGGTCATGTTCATCGACCTGACTTTCTTCGGCAGGAGTGCCGAGATTGCCAATCAGTATCTGCGCAAGGGGAGCAAGGTCCTCGTGGAGGGACGCCTGGTGCTGGAGCAGTGGACCGCCCAGGACGGCACCAAACGGAGCCGCCACTCGGTCACCGTGGACAACCTGCAGATGCTGGATCGCCCCGGTGAGAACAGCGGACAACCCCAGACCAACCAGAACGCCCCCGCATCGGCACCACGTCAGCCCGCCCAGCCCAGTGTCCCAGAGATCGACATTGATGAAGATGAAATACCCTTTTGA
- a CDS encoding helix-turn-helix transcriptional regulator: protein MSLEYMGRVDRLLNIKQVSEKTSLGQTKIYEMIKLNEFPPPVKLGRSRRWRESDIDRWIASLPLAV, encoded by the coding sequence ATGAGTCTGGAATACATGGGCCGGGTTGACCGGCTGCTGAACATCAAACAGGTGTCCGAGAAAACTTCACTCGGGCAAACGAAGATCTACGAAATGATCAAGCTGAACGAGTTCCCGCCCCCGGTCAAATTGGGCCGCTCCAGGCGCTGGAGAGAGTCCGACATAGACCGCTGGATAGCCTCCCTACCGCTCGCAGTATAA
- a CDS encoding DUF5320 domain-containing protein: MKEEIRVLEARIEALEKRLEKLERRATSTITPEEVKAAVDRAIEGYLEKECS, translated from the coding sequence ATGAAAGAAGAAATCCGGGTGCTAGAGGCAAGGATCGAGGCGCTGGAAAAGCGTTTGGAGAAGTTGGAGCGGAGAGCCACGTCTACAATCACCCCGGAAGAGGTGAAGGCAGCGGTGGATAGGGCTATTGAGGGCTATCTGGAAAAGGAGTGTTCTTGA
- a CDS encoding excalibur calcium-binding domain-containing protein — MRYLIIFALLLTASNARVSCKQMKSCAEACEYLADGYQSLDRDRDGIPCEKLCHRPCKKETPKKKKKKG; from the coding sequence ATGAGATACCTGATAATTTTTGCATTGCTCTTGACCGCTTCCAACGCCCGCGTATCCTGCAAGCAGATGAAGAGCTGTGCAGAGGCCTGCGAATACCTCGCCGATGGATACCAGTCTCTCGACCGAGACCGCGACGGCATCCCCTGTGAAAAGCTCTGCCACCGCCCTTGCAAAAAAGAGACTCCCAAAAAGAAGAAAAAGAAGGGATGA
- the selB gene encoding selenocysteine-specific translation elongation factor → MKELIVGTAGHVDHGKTALIEAMTGYNGDELAEERERGITIDLSFSNMRREGVNVAFIDVPGHESLIKNMVSGAFGFDAALLVVAADEGIMPQTREHLAVLDLLRVGRLVVGLSKSDRVSPDLLREREAEVREYLAKAHPDLEIIAVLPTSIHDQESIERLKELLFALPARQAPDAPFFRYYIDRVFSPRGVGTVVTGTVLSGRVAVGSKVLVAELNKAATVRRIQVHGEDREEAHTHQRAALQLDIPHTRLRKGYLLASRGYFRGFDRIDVSVRQLGDDPLPHGSEILFISGAKRVGGKILYYADERYAALHLNEKVFTRFGDPYLLLASGRVAAGGEVLIPISEPIRKNRKLPLLKALEARDFPTAFSLLLANHRRGFGLISSAQRFALNHEEALEIARGIEGAFLDEADLVLYPAEALGEVENAVRRIYETNPRALLAPASVTLRIKWASAALVEQVMKRLVAEGFLKEAQGVYLRSGLDPAELLDTLPERIYRILEEEGMTPEAPYDLYDRLDLDRKKGDAALKSLTKAKKVVRLAHNLFVTSESLRQTLALMREIMVKHGFIDIRTFKAETGMSRKYCIAYLEYLDKSGDVVREGEKRLLKFE, encoded by the coding sequence ATGAAAGAATTAATCGTCGGTACCGCCGGGCACGTCGACCACGGCAAAACCGCTCTCATCGAGGCGATGACGGGCTACAACGGGGATGAGCTGGCCGAGGAGCGGGAGCGGGGGATCACTATCGATCTGAGCTTCTCCAATATGCGTCGGGAGGGGGTCAATGTGGCCTTCATCGATGTGCCGGGGCACGAGAGCCTCATCAAAAATATGGTCAGCGGGGCTTTCGGCTTCGATGCGGCGCTGCTGGTGGTGGCGGCAGACGAGGGGATCATGCCCCAGACGCGGGAGCATTTGGCGGTGCTGGACCTGCTGCGGGTGGGGCGGCTGGTGGTGGGGCTGAGCAAGAGCGACCGGGTCAGCCCGGATCTGCTGCGAGAGCGTGAGGCGGAGGTCCGGGAGTATCTGGCCAAAGCCCATCCCGACCTGGAGATTATCGCGGTTCTTCCCACGTCGATCCACGACCAAGAGAGCATCGAAAGGCTCAAAGAGCTGCTCTTCGCCCTTCCCGCCCGGCAGGCGCCTGACGCCCCATTCTTCCGCTACTACATCGACCGGGTCTTCAGCCCCAGGGGGGTGGGGACGGTCGTGACGGGAACGGTGCTCTCCGGCCGGGTGGCGGTGGGGAGCAAAGTCCTGGTGGCCGAATTGAACAAAGCCGCCACGGTGCGCCGGATCCAGGTACACGGGGAGGACCGGGAGGAGGCCCATACCCACCAGCGGGCGGCCCTGCAGCTGGACATCCCCCATACCAGGCTGCGCAAAGGGTATCTGCTGGCCAGTCGGGGCTATTTCCGAGGCTTCGACCGTATCGATGTCTCGGTGCGTCAACTGGGGGACGACCCTCTGCCCCACGGCAGTGAAATCCTCTTTATCAGCGGGGCCAAGCGGGTAGGGGGCAAGATCCTCTACTACGCCGATGAGCGCTACGCGGCGCTGCATCTGAACGAGAAGGTCTTCACCCGATTCGGCGACCCCTATCTGCTGCTGGCTTCGGGGCGCGTGGCGGCGGGGGGAGAGGTGCTCATCCCCATCAGCGAACCGATACGCAAGAACCGTAAACTCCCGCTGCTGAAGGCGCTGGAGGCGCGGGATTTCCCCACGGCCTTTTCCCTGCTGCTGGCCAACCACCGCCGGGGCTTCGGCCTCATCTCCAGCGCTCAGCGCTTCGCCCTGAATCACGAAGAGGCGCTGGAGATCGCCCGCGGGATCGAGGGAGCCTTCCTCGACGAAGCCGACCTGGTGCTCTACCCCGCCGAAGCTCTGGGTGAAGTGGAGAATGCCGTGCGCCGGATCTACGAAACCAACCCCAGAGCGCTACTGGCTCCCGCTTCGGTAACTTTACGGATCAAATGGGCCAGCGCAGCGCTGGTGGAGCAGGTGATGAAACGGCTCGTGGCGGAGGGATTCCTGAAAGAAGCGCAGGGGGTCTATCTGCGCTCCGGTCTCGATCCGGCGGAACTGCTCGACACTCTTCCGGAGCGCATTTACCGTATATTGGAAGAGGAGGGGATGACCCCGGAGGCGCCCTACGACCTCTATGACCGTCTCGATCTCGACCGCAAAAAGGGAGATGCCGCGCTCAAATCCCTGACCAAAGCCAAAAAGGTGGTTCGCCTGGCCCACAACCTTTTCGTCACCTCCGAGAGCCTGCGCCAAACCCTGGCCCTGATGCGGGAGATCATGGTCAAGCACGGCTTCATCGATATCCGCACCTTCAAAGCGGAAACGGGGATGAGCCGAAAATACTGCATCGCCTATCTGGAATATCTGGATAAAAGCGGTGATGTGGTGCGGGAAGGGGAGAAACGCTTGCTCAAATTTGAATAG
- a CDS encoding ERF family protein: protein MKWSEQINEIAKALNACQKELKDVFKNADGYGYKYAPLDKVYDEVRPKMTKHGLSLTHSKSFNRETNTIELRSLLMHESGQWIEYHGSLPFASMKGMNDYQSAGSGFTYLERYQTSTIFGITSDEDNDAQGDQQEPTITDDQAATLDHEIGAAGVDRNKFLQFFGIGDLSELPASRYGQAMKMIQKKKKVAA, encoded by the coding sequence ATGAAATGGAGCGAACAGATCAACGAGATTGCCAAGGCGCTCAACGCCTGTCAGAAAGAGCTCAAAGACGTGTTCAAAAACGCGGATGGCTACGGCTACAAGTATGCGCCGCTTGATAAGGTCTATGACGAAGTGCGCCCAAAGATGACCAAGCACGGGCTCTCGCTTACCCACTCTAAGAGTTTCAATCGCGAAACGAACACCATTGAGCTTCGGTCTCTGCTCATGCACGAGAGCGGGCAATGGATCGAGTATCACGGCTCCCTCCCCTTTGCTTCGATGAAGGGAATGAACGATTACCAGAGCGCTGGGAGCGGTTTCACCTACCTGGAGCGCTACCAGACCAGTACAATCTTCGGGATCACGTCGGATGAAGACAACGATGCACAGGGGGACCAGCAAGAGCCGACCATCACCGATGACCAGGCCGCAACGCTTGACCACGAGATCGGCGCGGCCGGAGTGGATAGAAATAAATTCCTCCAGTTTTTTGGCATAGGGGACCTGTCGGAGTTGCCTGCCAGCAGATACGGGCAGGCTATGAAGATGATCCAGAAAAAGAAAAAGGTGGCAGCATGA
- a CDS encoding terminase gpA endonuclease subunit — protein sequence MPYLKEIARELSPQSPTQRVSVMKGVQLGFTELANNMIFTYADLYPCPMLMILPTESLAQTHASDKLWPSIEKTPRIAEKIYPRKKDGGSSKLDIRFPGGNLRIAYAFTTSTFASVSRRVVIKDDLDRWPDDVKGEGNPSALADKRADAFPNKKIYANSSPTLLKTSKIYREYMDGSQAVYDVPCPHCGEMFDLNKDRFVYEWDTEHYKLTGAVMCECPHCGEKIPETKKHVMTKDGKWRHKYPDRLHKSYRIPSWYSPFLPWTDIVQEYLTALKVQDEGIVDDMKTWVNTREAWVWEEEIHATQDIEILKLRADTPEAVVPPRTALLTMAVDVQVDHFWFEIRAYQYGNAKRTIRYGRVETWTDIEDLFRAHYLDEKGQPYAVKVCAIDSGYRTDEVYEFCAMNLDVAIPVKGVEKMTVPYKVTTVTKEKDGRSFTTGLKLYLLNTMYYKDMFDAQIKRSLALEEKGQLLSSDNVVTLHSEADGTIAEQWTSEYKAEEVNKKTGAVKMSWRKIRPKAPNHLWDCGVYNTFLGDLMGVKFLRPKPVVKRERKARASNPASNYMDEF from the coding sequence ATGCCATATCTCAAGGAAATTGCCAGAGAGCTGTCCCCCCAATCCCCAACGCAGCGGGTCAGCGTGATGAAGGGGGTTCAGCTGGGGTTCACCGAGCTGGCAAACAATATGATCTTCACCTATGCCGACCTCTACCCCTGCCCGATGCTGATGATCCTGCCAACGGAGTCGCTGGCGCAGACCCACGCGTCGGATAAGCTCTGGCCCTCTATCGAAAAGACCCCCAGGATCGCCGAGAAAATCTACCCAAGGAAAAAAGACGGGGGATCTTCAAAGCTGGATATTCGCTTCCCAGGCGGGAACCTACGGATCGCCTACGCGTTCACCACTTCCACTTTTGCCTCTGTGTCCCGCCGGGTCGTGATAAAAGACGACCTCGATCGTTGGCCGGACGACGTAAAAGGGGAGGGGAACCCTTCGGCCCTGGCTGATAAGCGGGCCGATGCGTTCCCCAACAAGAAAATTTATGCCAACTCATCGCCTACACTGCTCAAGACATCGAAAATCTACCGCGAGTATATGGATGGCTCCCAGGCAGTTTATGACGTGCCGTGTCCGCATTGTGGGGAGATGTTTGACCTAAATAAAGATCGTTTTGTCTATGAGTGGGACACAGAACACTATAAGCTCACCGGGGCGGTGATGTGCGAGTGCCCTCATTGCGGGGAGAAGATCCCCGAAACCAAAAAGCACGTGATGACGAAGGACGGGAAGTGGCGCCACAAATATCCGGATCGGCTCCATAAAAGCTACCGCATCCCGTCGTGGTACTCCCCGTTTTTGCCCTGGACAGACATCGTGCAGGAGTACTTGACCGCGCTTAAGGTGCAGGACGAGGGCATCGTTGACGATATGAAGACCTGGGTGAACACCCGGGAAGCGTGGGTCTGGGAAGAGGAGATCCACGCCACGCAGGACATCGAGATATTGAAACTCCGGGCAGATACGCCTGAGGCGGTGGTCCCGCCGCGTACTGCGCTCCTGACAATGGCGGTGGATGTGCAGGTGGATCACTTCTGGTTCGAGATCCGTGCCTACCAATACGGAAATGCGAAACGGACGATCCGATATGGGAGGGTGGAAACATGGACCGACATCGAGGACCTTTTTCGTGCGCACTATCTTGACGAAAAGGGTCAGCCCTATGCGGTGAAAGTCTGTGCCATCGACTCGGGATATCGGACGGATGAAGTGTATGAATTTTGTGCGATGAACCTTGATGTAGCGATCCCGGTCAAGGGGGTAGAAAAGATGACGGTCCCCTACAAGGTGACGACGGTGACGAAAGAAAAGGACGGGCGGAGCTTCACCACCGGACTGAAGCTCTACCTGCTCAATACGATGTACTACAAAGATATGTTCGATGCTCAGATCAAGCGTTCCCTGGCTCTGGAGGAGAAGGGGCAGCTCCTAAGCAGTGATAACGTCGTAACGCTCCACTCCGAAGCGGACGGGACGATCGCGGAGCAGTGGACCAGCGAATACAAAGCGGAGGAGGTGAACAAAAAGACGGGTGCGGTGAAGATGTCGTGGAGGAAGATCAGGCCGAAAGCCCCGAACCACCTGTGGGACTGCGGGGTCTACAACACATTCCTGGGTGATTTGATGGGGGTGAAGTTTTTGAGGCCGAAGCCTGTCGTGAAACGGGAGAGAAAAGCGCGGGCGAGTAATCCCGCATCCAACTACATGGACGAATTTTAA
- a CDS encoding S24 family peptidase produces the protein MKNIKAMIPPRNKKDVIARVRELVEADGKKPPAEKTLYAKLSEGRGIQLWLVPYFASALGVTEQDLFDPSKRHKIAKEEVRKDPFRYLDEIEDAAVLKHAITAEVMSVKAAAGTGNNIESIDVFTTGRKAVLDSIIFKAPPKGPIRLMQVDGYSMVPMLYPDSWVIYEDAIEYTVDGLYVINYSNELMVKLLQFNPEEDVLEIISKNPEYKSWKVRPGDQSTFQIVGKVLRCII, from the coding sequence GTGAAAAATATTAAAGCGATGATCCCGCCCCGAAACAAAAAGGATGTGATCGCACGAGTGAGAGAGTTGGTTGAAGCAGATGGCAAGAAGCCACCAGCAGAAAAGACACTCTATGCAAAGCTGTCAGAAGGACGAGGTATACAGCTATGGCTCGTCCCCTATTTTGCCAGTGCTCTTGGGGTCACGGAACAGGATCTTTTCGACCCCTCAAAACGTCACAAGATCGCCAAAGAGGAGGTCCGCAAAGACCCCTTCCGGTACCTCGATGAGATCGAAGACGCTGCCGTGCTCAAGCACGCGATCACCGCCGAAGTGATGAGCGTCAAGGCAGCCGCAGGTACTGGAAACAACATCGAGAGCATCGACGTTTTCACCACCGGCAGAAAAGCGGTCCTGGACTCTATCATCTTCAAGGCCCCGCCCAAAGGCCCCATCCGTCTGATGCAAGTCGATGGATACTCGATGGTCCCTATGCTCTACCCCGACAGCTGGGTGATCTACGAAGATGCGATAGAATACACGGTAGACGGGCTCTATGTCATCAATTACTCAAACGAATTGATGGTCAAGCTCTTGCAGTTCAACCCGGAAGAGGACGTGCTGGAGATCATCTCCAAAAACCCGGAGTATAAGAGCTGGAAGGTCCGTCCGGGGGACCAGAGCACGTTCCAGATCGTGGGCAAAGTCCTGCGCTGCATCATCTAA
- a CDS encoding YqaJ viral recombinase family protein → MRLNIKQNTPEWIDWRKSCSFTASEAAALLDCSQFYPHDKAELKAVKMGLLPPPFYSKAMRDGHKYEDRARELAEERLDDVIVPACFQQDFELNGKTYRLGASLDGVADPFDETNIEIKVSDKPLDELVDQYLPQLQFQMMVSGIRKSRLVAYRRDTDTVEVSGEIERDDEIAERILANIAKYADVEPAEPRVTELDDPGAVELAARYAQLAEEIERIKEEQARIKAELIAKADGKSVKAGPVTVYPIKPRKSIEWSRWAKLEGITPPPEFVKVGAPSWGVRVAKEKGAA, encoded by the coding sequence ATGAGACTAAACATAAAACAGAACACTCCAGAATGGATTGATTGGCGCAAGTCGTGCAGCTTCACCGCGTCCGAAGCGGCGGCCCTGTTGGACTGCTCGCAGTTCTATCCGCACGACAAAGCAGAGCTGAAAGCGGTCAAGATGGGGCTTCTCCCCCCGCCATTCTACTCCAAGGCGATGCGGGACGGGCACAAATACGAGGACCGCGCAAGAGAGCTCGCAGAGGAGAGGCTGGACGACGTGATCGTCCCCGCCTGTTTTCAGCAGGATTTTGAGCTGAATGGAAAGACATACCGATTAGGGGCATCGCTCGACGGCGTGGCCGATCCGTTCGATGAGACGAATATCGAGATCAAGGTATCAGACAAGCCGCTTGATGAGCTTGTGGATCAATACCTCCCACAGCTCCAGTTCCAGATGATGGTCTCCGGCATCCGAAAGAGCCGCCTGGTCGCATATCGCCGCGATACCGACACCGTGGAGGTCAGCGGAGAGATCGAGAGAGACGATGAGATTGCAGAGCGCATCCTGGCAAATATTGCCAAATATGCCGACGTTGAGCCCGCAGAGCCCAGGGTAACGGAGCTCGACGACCCGGGCGCGGTAGAGCTCGCAGCACGCTATGCACAGCTCGCAGAGGAGATCGAGCGGATCAAGGAGGAGCAGGCTCGCATCAAGGCGGAGCTGATCGCCAAAGCGGACGGAAAATCCGTGAAGGCCGGGCCCGTGACGGTCTACCCCATCAAGCCAAGAAAGTCCATTGAATGGAGCAGGTGGGCGAAACTGGAGGGTATCACTCCGCCACCGGAGTTCGTGAAGGTCGGCGCCCCGTCGTGGGGGGTTAGAGTAGCCAAAGAGAAGGGGGCGGCATGA
- a CDS encoding HNH endonuclease, with amino-acid sequence MSKQALADYRAWLFDNHPVCQVCGMEMAQEAHHSKYGYFGAKKDDRSLVAVCRECHYQIHHGRRGVCKSRKEIEEIGEANWTEYQNAEAMA; translated from the coding sequence ATGAGCAAACAAGCCCTGGCCGACTATCGTGCGTGGCTATTCGACAATCACCCCGTCTGCCAGGTGTGCGGGATGGAGATGGCACAGGAGGCACACCATAGCAAGTATGGCTATTTCGGGGCCAAAAAGGACGACCGGAGCCTAGTGGCCGTATGCCGGGAGTGTCACTATCAGATCCACCACGGCCGGCGTGGAGTCTGCAAGAGCCGTAAAGAGATCGAGGAGATCGGAGAGGCGAATTGGACCGAATACCAGAATGCGGAGGCGATGGCGTGA
- a CDS encoding DNA-methyltransferase, protein MSTLLSPQAHLFSNKKIKIRLFNDNFQNFKRYNIPRAQLVIADIPYNLGNNAYASNPMWYKDGDRKNGESKKAGKAFFNSDYNFNIAEFFHFCSKLLIKEPKEAGKAPCMIVFCAFEQIPSIVEYAKKHGFKNSIPLFFIKNYSAQVLKANMRIVGATEHAVILYRDKLPKFNNRGRMIYNWMEWRRDGKEIPKIHPTQKPVNLLAHLVQLFTDEGDTVIDPVAGSGSTLRACFELNRNGYGFEVSRDMYRLATEKMLPKETA, encoded by the coding sequence ATGAGCACACTTTTGTCGCCACAGGCCCATCTGTTTTCCAACAAAAAGATCAAGATTAGGCTCTTCAATGACAATTTCCAGAATTTCAAACGCTACAACATCCCCAGAGCACAACTCGTCATCGCCGACATCCCCTACAATCTGGGGAACAACGCCTACGCATCCAATCCGATGTGGTACAAGGACGGCGACCGGAAAAACGGGGAGAGCAAGAAGGCCGGGAAAGCGTTTTTCAACTCCGACTACAACTTCAACATTGCAGAGTTTTTCCACTTTTGCAGCAAGCTCCTGATCAAAGAGCCCAAAGAGGCGGGGAAGGCTCCGTGCATGATCGTCTTTTGTGCCTTTGAGCAGATCCCGTCAATCGTGGAATATGCGAAAAAGCACGGTTTCAAAAACTCCATCCCCCTGTTTTTCATCAAAAACTACTCCGCCCAGGTGCTGAAAGCGAATATGCGCATAGTCGGCGCGACAGAGCACGCCGTCATCCTCTACCGCGACAAGCTCCCGAAATTCAACAACCGGGGCAGGATGATCTACAACTGGATGGAGTGGAGGCGTGACGGAAAAGAGATCCCGAAGATCCACCCCACACAAAAGCCGGTGAACCTTTTGGCTCATCTTGTCCAACTCTTCACCGACGAGGGGGATACGGTGATAGATCCGGTCGCAGGGAGTGGATCTACTCTGCGCGCCTGTTTCGAGCTCAACCGGAACGGGTATGGGTTCGAGGTATCAAGGGATATGTACAGATTGGCTACCGAGAAAATGCTACCAAAGGAGACCGCATGA
- a CDS encoding phage tail protein: MNISIELEGIEKIKRSFDPKVFRKALRSTMSESGKKFKTSAVKDVREIYNVSAKALKSRIRAKLVTPERYEFAVQGRTINLIHFGASRLKRGGISVLVRKDRGRKKIRNAFITRDSHGSLRVFMRKGEARLPIEAKNSLSIPQMFNEKIVEKNIREIEEFFPKRLMHNIDYHLGKLK; this comes from the coding sequence ATGAATATTTCAATAGAACTTGAAGGAATCGAAAAGATCAAGCGGAGCTTTGATCCAAAGGTCTTTAGGAAAGCTCTGCGCAGCACGATGAGCGAATCCGGCAAGAAATTCAAGACCTCGGCCGTCAAGGATGTGCGCGAGATCTATAATGTGTCAGCTAAAGCCCTGAAGTCCAGAATCAGGGCCAAGCTTGTCACCCCCGAGAGGTATGAATTTGCCGTGCAGGGGCGTACTATCAACCTAATACACTTCGGCGCTAGTCGTCTCAAGCGTGGGGGGATATCTGTATTGGTGAGGAAAGATCGCGGGCGTAAGAAGATTAGGAATGCATTCATCACACGGGACAGTCACGGGTCACTACGTGTCTTTATGCGCAAAGGGGAAGCCCGTCTGCCCATCGAGGCAAAGAACAGTCTCTCTATTCCGCAGATGTTTAACGAGAAGATCGTGGAGAAAAACATTAGGGAGATAGAGGAGTTTTTCCCGAAACGTCTTATGCACAATATTGACTACCATTTGGGGAAGCTCAAATGA
- a CDS encoding DUF1064 domain-containing protein, with amino-acid sequence MRHKYRAKKITIDGYTFDSRAEGRRYQELRLLERAGKIQDLQLQPVFYLAERYKIATNTTKNGKSTVGGLKYTADFQYVQDGRMVVEDVKGMVTTDYNMRKKLFMAKMAGKVDVFREVRGHTVNEWYLDTVEAV; translated from the coding sequence GTGAGACACAAATATCGGGCAAAGAAGATCACTATCGACGGCTACACATTCGACTCTAGAGCAGAGGGCAGACGCTATCAAGAGCTCAGGTTGCTAGAGAGAGCAGGGAAGATCCAGGACCTGCAGCTTCAGCCGGTGTTCTACCTGGCCGAGCGCTACAAGATCGCGACCAACACGACCAAGAACGGGAAGAGCACAGTCGGGGGGCTCAAGTACACGGCGGATTTCCAATACGTTCAGGATGGGCGCATGGTGGTGGAGGATGTGAAAGGCATGGTCACGACCGACTACAACATGCGCAAAAAGCTCTTTATGGCGAAGATGGCCGGGAAAGTTGACGTGTTCCGTGAGGTGAGGGGGCATACAGTGAATGAGTGGTATCTCGATACGGTGGAGGCGGTATGA